In Diceros bicornis minor isolate mBicDic1 chromosome 24, mDicBic1.mat.cur, whole genome shotgun sequence, the following are encoded in one genomic region:
- the FLRT2 gene encoding leucine-rich repeat transmembrane protein FLRT2 — MGLQTTQWPSHGAFFLKSWLLISLGLYSQVSEILACPSVCRCDRNFVYCNERSLTSVPLGIPEGVTVLYLHNNQINNAGFPAELHNVQSVHTVYLYGNQLDEFPMNLPKNVRVLHLQENNIQTISRAALAQLLKLEELHLDDNSISTVGVEDGAFREAISLKLLFLSKNHLSSVPVGLPVDLQELRVDENRIAVISDMAFQNLTSLERLIVDGNLLTNKGIAEGTFSHLTKLKEFSIVRNSLSHPPPDLPGTHLIRLYLQDNQINHIPLTAFSNLRKLERLDISNNQLRMLTQGVFDNLSNLKQLTARNNPWFCDCGIKWVTEWLKYIPSSLNVRGFMCQGPEQVRGMAVRELNMNLLSCPTTTPGLPLFTPAPSTASPTTQPPTLSAPSPSRSYTPLTPTASKLPTIPDWDGRERVTPPISERIQLSIHFVNDTSIQVSWLSLFTVMAYKLTWVKMGHSLVGGIVQERIVSGEKQHLSLVNLEPRSTYRICLVPLDAFNYRAVEDTICSEATTHASYVNNGSNTASSHEQTTSHSMGSPFLLAGLIGGAVIFVLVVLLSVFCWHMHKKGRYTSQKWKYNRGRRKDDYCEAGTKKDNSILEMTETSFQIVSLNNDQLLKGDFRLQPIYTPNGGINYTDCHIPNNMRYCNSSVPDLEHCHT; from the coding sequence ATGGGCCTACAGACTACGCAGTGGCCCAGCCATGGGGCTTTTTTCCTGAAATCTTGGCTTCTCATTTCCCTGGGGCTCTACTCACAAGTGTCAGAAATCCTGGCATGCCCTAGCGTGTGCCGCTGTGACAGGAACTTTGTCTACTGTAATGAGCGAAGCTTGACCTCAGTGCCTCTTGGGATCCCGGAGGGCGTAACCGTACTCTACCTCCACAACAACCAAATTAATAATGCTGGATTTCCTGCAGAACTGCACAACGTACAGTCAGTGCACACGGTCTACCTTTATGGCAACCAACTGGATGAATTCCCCATGAACCTTCCCAAGAATGTCAGAGTTCTCCATCTGCAGGAAAACAATATTCAGACCATATCACGGGCGGCTCTTGCCCAGCTCTTGAAGCTCGAAGAGCTACACCTGGATGACAATTCTATATCCACAGTAGGGGTGGAAGATGGGGCCTTCCGGGAGGCTATTAGTCTGAAATTGTTGTTTCTATCCAAGAATCACCTGAGCAGCGTGCCTGTTGGGCTTCCTGTGGACTTGCAAGAGCTGAGAGTGGACGAAAATCGAATTGCTGTCATATCAGACATGGCCTTTCAGAACCTCACGAGCTTGGAGCGTCTGATCGTGGACGGGAATCTCCTGACCAACAAGGGCATTGCCGAGGGCACCTTCAGCCATCTCACCAAGCTCAAGGAATTTTCAATTGTACGGAATTCGCTCTCCCACCCCCCTCCTGATCTCCCAGGTACACATCTGATCAGGCTCTATCTGCAGGACAACCAGATAAACCACATCCCTTTGACAGCCTTCTCAAATCTCCGTAAGCTGGAGCGACTGGATATATCCAACAACCAACTGCGCATGTTGACTCAAGGGGTTTTTGATAATCTCTCCAACCTGAAGCAGCTCACTGCTCGGAATAACCCTTGGTTTTGTGACTGCGGTATTAAATGGGTCACGGAATGGCTCAAATATATCCCTTCGTCTCTCAACGTGCGGGGTTTCATGTGCCAAGGTCCTGAACAAGTCCGAGGGATGGCTGTCAGGGAGTTGAATATGAATCTCTTGTCATGTCCCACCACGACCCCCGGCCTGCCTCTCTTCACCCCAGCCCCAAGTACAGCTTCTCCCACAACTCAGCCTCCCACACTCTCTGCCCCAAGCCCTAGTAGAAGCTATACACCTCTTACTCCTACTGCATCGAAACTTCCCACGATTCCTGACTGGGATGGCAGAGAAAGAGTGACCCCGCCTATCTCTGAACGGATCCAACTCTCCATCCATTTTGTGAATGACACTTCCATTCAAGTCAGCTGGCTCTCTCTCTTTACTGTGATGGCCTACAAACTCACGTGGGTGAAAATGGGCCACAGTTTAGTCGGGGGCATTGTTCAGGAACGCATAGTCAGTGGTGAGAAGCAACATTTGAGCCTGGTTAATTTGGAGCCCAGATCCACCTATCGGATTTGTTTAGTGCCACTGGATGCTTTTAACTACCGAGCTGTAGAAGACACCATTTGTTCTGAGGCCACCACCCATGCTTCTTATGTGAACAATGGCAGTAACACTGCTTCCAGCCACGAGCAGACAACATCCCACAGCATGGGCTCCCCTTTTCTGCTGGCGGGCCTGATCGGGGGCGCGGTGATATTTGTGCTGGTGGTCTTGCTCAGTGTCTTTTGCTGGCACATGCACAAAAAGGGGCGCTACACCTCGCAGAAGTGGAAATACAACCGAGGCCGGCGGAAAGATGACTATTGCGAGGCAGGCACCAAGAAGGACAATTCCATCCTGGAGATGACGGAAACCAGCTTTCAGATCGTCTCCTTAAATAACGATCAGCTCCTTAAAGGAGATTTCAGACTGCAGCCCATTTACACCCCAAATGGGGGCATTAATTACACAGACTGCCATATCCCCAACAACATGCGATACTGCAAcagcagtgtgccagacctggaGCACTGCCATACGTGA